The Fundulus heteroclitus isolate FHET01 unplaced genomic scaffold, MU-UCD_Fhet_4.1 scaffold_46, whole genome shotgun sequence genomic sequence ATTGACGCACAGtctgctgagtgtatacagcttctgtgtatatatccttttacttcttatttcactgtattcttattttatgtatgcaccatcaataccaagtcaaattccttgtaagtgcaaacctacttggtgattaaacttgattctgattctgttgTAAGCCCAGGGTATCACCATATGTCCTGCTCAAGAGTTCCAAGCAGGAGTTCCAATATTAGGTGCCATTGcagctttgatgttcctcagagttaaccttcattcattgatatcgtCTTCAAGCTGTTACCTGTTTGTCATCACAGCCACCCcgcaatcctgaccagatccaaaatgtccaactaatctaattggcTTTATGTCTTTTCAATAATGTAAGAggaaaatctttaaattatCCTGGCCTAAAAGTCCCCTAGGCTAATAGTTAGCTAAACTCATTAATATGTCTATTCTTTCATCAGAATGTTTTAATGCCAGAATGccatctggaacaaacttccagaaaactgtaaaagtgctgaaagcctgagttcctttaaatcgagattaaaaacacatttgtttaaaattgcctttgaatgttcaagttaaactgttttactgttttcatatgttcttttttttattcctatattttaatcatgtaaagcactttgcattgtctctgtactgaattgtgctatataaattaatttgccttgccttgcctaatatCTGGTTAAAAGTAGAATTATTGGGTTATTTGAGTCCGAGTAAAgttattaaatctccataaatctTGTAGGTAACTGCGTGTAATTCCAAAACAATTGttcactggtgctttaatccccaATTTACCCACGATAGTTAGgagtcattatgctaattttgcaGTCTTATCCATTTGAGCCTGTAACCCTTTTTTGTGCTCTATTTGTCTACCAGAGTGGCAGACCTTAGCGGCATCCTAATTATTTGCGTCTTATTtgcgcctctgcttactttTAAGATGTCCAGTAAATAGGGTGTTTGCTATTTTCCCGTTCGCATTAGCAGTTAGTGTAAAGCTTTAGGTTACTCCGCTTAGATAATGAAAAatgaattaattcattaatttatcCTATATAACTGTTGATGTAAtgcccacttaatttattaggtTGTTGTATGATTCCATCacgtaaataaatattttggtgcaaaataattttcttaatgCTCTTTCCCATTTCTTCTCATGCTGTGTTTTTTAACGAAGCTTGTTATATCTTAAGGTTGcctctttaaaagttttcacctttacataatcatcaatgtgttttgtaatgtgtattttgtttttaattgtgtacaggaaaatctgaagtgaaatgcaggAAGGTGTGTCTGCcaaactcatctttgtttctgttGCTGACAAGTCCGTTGATGGTTCCCCAACGCTTCTGTTTTAGCCCCCTGCTAGTTGTCATACATTTTCAGAGTACTTTCATGCCCCCAAGTCTGAATTTTGGTCAGCCGCACACCATCTCTACAGCAAAAGCCCTCATCCACGAACCCCCAAGATCGCGCCTTCATCTCTGAAAGCAGAAACGCACTCCGCcaacattttttgccaaagaaagcttcctaagttgaaaagaaattacagtaatctagtcacaaacattttaactacagtgttccctctaataaaaaaacataaaaagaaataaaataaaaaatacaaaaataaaatagaatattcCTCTTCCaaaattttaatcaaaaactggattaggcagaagtcaatgacatcaccttttctctttgtcCCCAGAATCAGCCCTAATGTCACGGCAGCACCATCTGGTACTcactcgcatctgagaatgtctaaaaagagactaaaatctctgttagcacattccaattatattgaccaggtttctttgcaaagaaaagagCAGAACGCAGGATAGGAGTGTTAAAAGCAGTAAAGCAACAAAATCACTATATAATACTGTTTAtcttaacactatatttcaataaatgaatcctctctactaggctagtgaaacttaattaaactactaagcaaaactaagataaaaagaaactaagcaaaggactatttacatgcaaaagaaacaaaagacaaaacaaaagtggttgatcaccATCAGAATAATTGGGGGAATCCTGGtgcactgcagatctgatttaaagaacatggaatgaagTTCagttagcttaactaatttagaacaacatttggcatgtgtttcaatccattcacaatgcaaatcctgagttgcacaaaacattatttgagaaaataacatttcaaagaatgattttctcGGTAACAATCTGGAAACGTTATGAACGGccgattttattaatgcaattctACCTCCGAGAGGCAGGGGTCGCTGCAGCGATTGGAAAACCATCCCCACACATCAGGTCTCGGTTTGCCTGGTGTCAAAATAATCTGTATTGGTGTTGGCCTTAAAAAACCTGTTTCGATCGACCTCTAGtttgaaccaaggagtaaacattatcGTCTGTGGCCACAAGAGGGCTTGCAAGGGTTGTGAAAactatgctgctcctgtaccacttaaaaatgtattgaaacattGACTTATAGACAAAGACTAAACACGCCTGATCTCCAGCTGGCCTCCTGCCACTGCTGTGTTAGTGCGAGATGCCCTGGAGAATAATGCATGAACATGAAAACAATCACTACGCATACAGCGTCTTACTTTACAGGAAATAATGTCCATATGAAGCGCTGGTCTGACTTTTTTCTACTCGCTGTCTCGCAAACACGTTTCATTTAAGAGTTGCAACGCAGGTTTTTTGGTTCAACTTTTCTAATTAAATCTCATTAAAGTCAGCTGGTCTGTGTGCTGGTCGTTAGCTGTTCTTGTGTTGAACGAATAACTGAGTAAacagttgcctctgatttaagcctgtttgctgttgtgacaGAGTGGTGTAGCTACAGCAGCTCTGATCTCTGTTACATTTGTAggatttttcatgtaaaaattGTTTTGCTGACTTATTTTGTGAGTTTAAATGTATCCCAAGTTGTATTATGGGATACATGCTTATATTCATACATATACTTGTCGGTAGAAAGGAGTTTATTACAGCGAGCCTGTCCAAAATatcaacaaaaagcaaatagaGCTCTGGTGTCAGAAAAGTATCGGTATCTACAGATACACAAATTCTGGTATCAGAATTGGATCGGAAGTGAAAAAATGTGGATCGGTGGAGCCACAGTTCGCCAGTCACAGAGctggtttaaagttttttttgtttttttttaacttcgcAAAAATTTAATAATGCTTTTTATAAACttatgagttgtgataattcaTCGCTGTGCaataacaggcaaagcagagCTTGATTGTTGTAATGTGTGatttgtgttaaattaaaatgtcgTCGTCATAGCTATGGTTACGTGTCCCACATTGTCCCTCACCAGCATCCTGTTGTTCCACATTTGCTTATTTGAAATCTGATCACCCTAGATGGGAAGCATTTTCTATACCTACTATTTGCTTAAAGGATCGAGTCTGctatttttccagaagtttccctgAGTCCATTTCTGAATAACTACACATGTGCAAGACAATTTAACTGctgttctgctcctcaggggatcacatgaaaaaaaatctctcaaatcCACTCTTGTCTTGTTTCTTTCTGCTGAGGCCTTcatcttcttctcataaactggacgcagtttgcttcttgcgactctaaGCCATGTTCAGAGTATGCAGtgtgagcagcggagctacaatgaacggctaacactgaagctaactgctaagctaagcgctaagctaaccagatacataaacactagaagtgcacagcCAGCAAACGGAAACTATCAAGGAACGAGCAGCACACTGGCAttatgtgagcgcgtcagaatgatgaCAAGTGGGACAGCCAATAGATAAAGGGATTCTACCAGAACTTGAGGGGCAGAGGGGGGGggtgagaacaggaacaaaactctgagcaATCCTCACCTTCTCCAAATAAGAGGATTGGTTTGAGATTTTACAGTGCTGCGGCTTTAACAAAGATCTACTTTTAATCTCCTTTTTCTGAGCTCAAGCTTTTGaaacccaaacatttacagtGTCACACAGAAAATATACAAGCAGTGACATTGTCTGGGTTTGAATTAAAGTTACACTTTACTTTGTAAATCTAATTAAtatcttctgtttttctctcctcagaCATTTCACAGCCTCTTGTTCTCTTGGAAGGTTCTTGCTGATCAATCTGCCAGTGGCCAAGAGAGGAACTTCATTATTAACCTGAAGGAACCAAACACCAAAGACATGAAAGaggaagaaccagaacctcaaGGAATTAAAGAAGAACAGCTTGGACTGTGTATCTTTCCAGATGAAGAGCAACTTGTTAAGCAGGAGACAGATACCTTTGTAGGGTTTTCTGCTTGTGACAAACTATTTCAAGTTGAACCTGAACAGCAACAGATGAACGTGACaaaggaggaaccagaacctgtaCAGATTAAAGAGGAACATGGGGATCTCTGGAGTAATGAGGATGAGGAGCAGCTTGTAGTGAAGCAGGAGGCTGACACCTTTAAGGTGACTCCTCTGGAtttaaaatatgacacaaatgAACCAGAAGAGAAAATGAACCAACTTGTCAATGCAGACTCCCCTGAAGGTGAGAAGCAACATCAGCAGGATAATAATCAAGAAGAGTCAGGATCAAACACAGATGAAGAGCTAAAGCATAAAAAGAGACGAGAGAAAACCAAAGATCACAGTGATGGTTCAAAACTAAAAAGACATAAGACCAATAAACCTTGTGAAGCATGTGGTAAATGTTTCACCAAGTGTAGATGTTTGACTAATcaaattaggaaaaatagagGAGAGAAATCTTTACTGTGTGTGCTTTGTGGAAAAGGTTTCCTCAGtcaaagtaatttaaatatCCACATGAGAGCCCACACAGGGgagaagcctttctcttgtCCAACTTGTGCAAAAGGGTTTTCCACTAAAGGTTACCTGAACATTCACATAAGAATTCATACAGGTGAAAAGCCGTACACATGTGAAATGTGTGCTAAATCTTTTAGCTGCAGTAATCATCTGTCTTGTCACATGAGAATGCACACAGGGGAGAAGCCTTTCTCCTGTCCCACTTGTGCAAAAGGATTTTCCACTAACGGTTACCTGAGTAAGCACATAAGAACACATATGGGCGAGAAGCCATACGCATGTGGaatgtgtgataaatctttcaGCTTAGGTAGTAATTTAGCTCGTCACATGAGAATACATACTGGTGAGAAGCCATTTTCCTGTCCAACATGTGCAAAAGAGTTTTCCTTGAAAGGTAGCCTGAGTAAGCACATAAGAACTCATACGGGGGAGAAGCCATATGCTTGTGGAATGTGTGATAAATGCTTCAGCTGCAGTAGTCATCTGGCTTGTCACATGAGAatacacacaggtgagaagccttacCATTGTCAAGtgtgtgataaatctttcaGCGCTGGTAGTTATTTAGCTCGTCACATGAGAACACATACTGGTGAGAAGCCATTTTCCTGTCCAACATGTGGAAAACAGTTTTCCCATAGAAGTAACCTGATTACGCACACAAGAACTCATACGGGCAACAAGCCATACGCATGTGGaatgtgtgataaatctttcaGCGATGGTAGTTCTTTAGCTGGTCACATGAGAAtgcacacaggtgagaagccattTTCCTGTCCAACTTGTGAAAAAGCGTTTTCCCTGAAAGGTAGCCTGAGTAGGCACATAAGAACTCATACGGGCGAGAAGCCTTATCATTGTAAATTGTGCGATAAATCTTTTACTTCCTCAAATAGTAGGCTTACAcatatgagaactcacacaAGCGAGAAGCCTTATCATTGTAAAGTGTGCAATAAACCTTTCCGCACTGGTAGTAATTTAACTGTTCACATGAGAACGCATACTGGTGAGAAGCCATTTTCCTGTCCAACATGTGGAAAAGAGTTTTCCCATAGAGGTAACCTGATTACACACATAAGAACTCATACGGGGGTGAAGCCATACAATGGTGAAATGTGTTATAAATCTTTCAGCATTGGTAGTCATTTAGCTAGTCACATGAGAACGCACACTAGTGAGAAGCCTTTTTCCTGTCCAACTTGTGC encodes the following:
- the LOC110367908 gene encoding gastrula zinc finger protein XlCGF57.1 isoform X1 — its product is MKEEEPEPQGIKEEQLGLCIFPDEEQLVKQETDTFVGFSACDKLFQVEPEQQQMNVTKEEPEPVQIKEEHGDLWSNEDEEQLVVKQEADTFKVTPLDLKYDTNEPEEKMNQLVNADSPEGEKQHQQDNNQEESGSNTDEELKHKKRREKTKDHSDGSKLKRHKTNKPCEACGKCFTKCRCLTNQIRKNRGEKSLLCVLCGKGFLSQSNLNIHMRAHTGEKPFSCPTCAKGFSTKGYLNIHIRIHTGEKPYTCEMCAKSFSCSNHLSCHMRMHTGEKPFSCPTCAKGFSTNGYLSKHIRTHMGEKPYACGMCDKSFSLGSNLARHMRIHTGEKPFSCPTCAKEFSLKGSLSKHIRTHTGEKPYACGMCDKCFSCSSHLACHMRIHTGEKPYHCQVCDKSFSAGSYLARHMRTHTGEKPFSCPTCGKQFSHRSNLITHTRTHTGNKPYACGMCDKSFSDGSSLAGHMRMHTGEKPFSCPTCEKAFSLKGSLSRHIRTHTGEKPYHCKLCDKSFTSSNSRLTHMRTHTSEKPYHCKVCNKPFRTGSNLTVHMRTHTGEKPFSCPTCGKEFSHRGNLITHIRTHTGVKPYNGEMCYKSFSIGSHLASHMRTHTSEKPFSCPTCAKEFSHKCSLSKHIRTHTGEKPFHCKVCNKSFTSSSSRIQHMRTHR
- the LOC110367908 gene encoding gastrula zinc finger protein XlCGF57.1 isoform X2, giving the protein MNVTKEEPEPVQIKEEHGDLWSNEDEEQLVVKQEADTFKVTPLDLKYDTNEPEEKMNQLVNADSPEGEKQHQQDNNQEESGSNTDEELKHKKRREKTKDHSDGSKLKRHKTNKPCEACGKCFTKCRCLTNQIRKNRGEKSLLCVLCGKGFLSQSNLNIHMRAHTGEKPFSCPTCAKGFSTKGYLNIHIRIHTGEKPYTCEMCAKSFSCSNHLSCHMRMHTGEKPFSCPTCAKGFSTNGYLSKHIRTHMGEKPYACGMCDKSFSLGSNLARHMRIHTGEKPFSCPTCAKEFSLKGSLSKHIRTHTGEKPYACGMCDKCFSCSSHLACHMRIHTGEKPYHCQVCDKSFSAGSYLARHMRTHTGEKPFSCPTCGKQFSHRSNLITHTRTHTGNKPYACGMCDKSFSDGSSLAGHMRMHTGEKPFSCPTCEKAFSLKGSLSRHIRTHTGEKPYHCKLCDKSFTSSNSRLTHMRTHTSEKPYHCKVCNKPFRTGSNLTVHMRTHTGEKPFSCPTCGKEFSHRGNLITHIRTHTGVKPYNGEMCYKSFSIGSHLASHMRTHTSEKPFSCPTCAKEFSHKCSLSKHIRTHTGEKPFHCKVCNKSFTSSSSRIQHMRTHR